Proteins found in one Flavobacteriales bacterium genomic segment:
- a CDS encoding T9SS type A sorting domain-containing protein encodes MTASMIRTRSIGLGMLIFILSPVLAQEGLLAEHSEPIDSFPQQSFDEPEADLLVDRSGTESTYPSMEEEMAIYMELKSKEAKAFFFPNPSKGIIWIEHNLGRDTDLSIADLEGRIIFRADNLQAKKLDLRSFDSGRYILELSNGQKTVSKVLVIR; translated from the coding sequence ATGACTGCAAGCATGATACGTACCCGCTCGATCGGGCTAGGGATGCTGATCTTTATTCTGAGCCCGGTATTGGCCCAGGAAGGTCTCTTGGCAGAACATTCCGAACCCATAGACTCCTTTCCACAGCAATCCTTTGACGAGCCCGAAGCAGACCTTTTAGTAGATCGCTCAGGTACAGAATCTACCTATCCCAGCATGGAAGAGGAAATGGCCATTTACATGGAGCTCAAGTCCAAAGAGGCCAAGGCTTTCTTCTTTCCCAATCCGAGCAAGGGTATCATCTGGATCGAGCATAACCTCGGTCGGGATACTGACCTGAGTATTGCTGATCTCGAAGGTAGGATCATCTTCAGAGCGGATAACCTACAAGCCAAAAAACTGGACCTCAGGTCCTTTGATTCAGGGAGATATATCCTAGAATTATCCAATGGTCAAAAGACTGTTTCCAAAGTATTGGTCATACGTTGA